One genomic segment of Cellulophaga sp. HaHaR_3_176 includes these proteins:
- a CDS encoding cysteine desulfurase family protein produces MQKIYLDNAATTKVRASVIEKMQIALAESYGNPSSTHTFGRSAKTAIEKTRKIIAKLINAHPSEIIFTSGGTEADNMILRCAVRDLGVRTIITSKIEHHAVLHTVEDLEKEHGISIEYVALDEFGNPDLENLEFLLKKDDSKKLVSLMHINNEIGNVLDIDAVSHLCGENGALFHSDTVQSLGHFAFDVQKIKADFLTAAAHKFHGPKGVGFAYIKRNIGLKALLSGGSQERGFRAGTEPFHNIIGLEEAFVKAYENLDEERAYILDLKSYFIKNLQKALPGVEFNGHSGNLEKSTYTLVNVRLPFDQKKSLMLLFQLDIKGIACSKGSACQSGSDLGSHVLTQILNAEEMKKPSIRFSFSKYTTKQELDYVINELKIFSEN; encoded by the coding sequence TTTATTTAGATAATGCTGCAACTACAAAAGTTAGAGCATCTGTAATTGAAAAGATGCAAATTGCTTTAGCTGAAAGTTATGGTAACCCATCATCTACTCATACATTTGGCAGGTCAGCAAAAACAGCTATTGAAAAAACTAGAAAAATTATAGCAAAACTAATAAATGCTCATCCTTCAGAAATAATTTTCACATCTGGCGGAACAGAGGCAGATAATATGATACTTCGTTGTGCAGTTCGTGATTTAGGGGTGCGTACAATTATTACCTCTAAAATTGAGCATCATGCTGTTTTACACACCGTAGAAGATTTAGAAAAAGAGCATGGTATAAGTATAGAATATGTTGCATTAGATGAATTTGGTAACCCTGATTTAGAAAATTTAGAATTTTTATTGAAAAAAGATGATTCTAAAAAATTAGTAAGTTTAATGCATATTAATAATGAAATAGGAAATGTTTTAGATATTGATGCTGTTTCTCATTTATGTGGCGAAAATGGAGCACTATTTCATTCAGATACAGTACAATCATTAGGTCATTTTGCTTTTGATGTTCAAAAAATAAAGGCTGATTTTTTAACAGCTGCAGCTCATAAGTTTCATGGACCAAAAGGAGTTGGTTTTGCTTATATTAAAAGAAACATAGGTTTAAAAGCATTACTGTCTGGTGGTTCACAAGAGCGTGGTTTTAGAGCTGGTACAGAGCCTTTTCATAATATAATAGGTTTAGAAGAAGCTTTTGTGAAAGCTTATGAAAACTTAGATGAAGAAAGAGCTTATATATTAGACTTGAAATCTTATTTTATCAAAAATTTACAAAAAGCGTTACCAGGAGTCGAGTTTAATGGCCATTCTGGTAATTTAGAAAAAAGCACATACACATTAGTAAATGTCAGATTACCTTTTGATCAAAAGAAATCTCTAATGTTATTATTTCAGTTAGATATAAAAGGTATTGCTTGCTCTAAAGGTAGTGCTTGCCAATCTGGCAGCGATTTAGGATCACACGTATTAACACAAATATTAAATGCTGAAGAGATGAAAAAACCTTCTATTCGATTTTCGTTCTCTAAATACACAACAAAGCAAGAATTGGATTATGTAATTAATGAGCTAAAGATTTTCTCAGAAAATTAA
- a CDS encoding TonB-dependent receptor plug domain-containing protein, which yields MLKFFKLFILLFFPTILAAQNAIITGVILDEENLPVPNTNISTATTGSISDSNGFYFLEVAADQEITVTFSHLGHENIILKKLTLSTNESFEFNPVLKSKVTQIGEITITANGSKIANTINTIQPNIIRNIPGANAGVENILKLLPSVSSNNELSTQYNVRGGNYDENLVYVNEVEVYRPFLVRSGQQEGLSFINSDMTQKVNFSSGGFQAKYGDKLSSVLDITYKKPSSFGLNVDASLIGASVTVETSSKNKKLSTITGVRYRDNSLFINSQETITNVKPRFFDIQTYESYQFSKKINIDFLGNASVNNYLNEPKTRKTNFGTLNDPRSLSIFYAGKEQNTYQSLSGALKTTYNLNKNVTLKFIPSIYHTIEEESSDLISQYELVSVSNNLGEDNTTKKLGTQFNRARNILDALIFNLEHKGKFSKGVNQINWGLKYTHEDVRDQIRESEFLDSTGFFVRPSGIEFSNNQPEQPLNIPLTALESSNAINNIKTDRFSAFVQFSKQTQWNTHDIYYNIGVRSQFWSTSNFDEKGNSNPVISPRAQFAIKPDWKKDLFFKLALGIYHQPPFYREFRNTFGTINTDVKAQRAIHAVLSNEYSFKMWDSPFKLTSELYYKHLTNVNTYTVEDVRIRYVANNDAKAYAYGAEFRMNGAFVPGTESWISIGYLKTEENSSNRGFISRPTDQRLKFAILFQDYIPTIPDVKMHLNLVYNTGLPSGSPNYADPYNFQSRLRDYKRADLGISYTFVGENKKALKNSWLNSFKELSGGFEIFNIFNNQNSITNTWVRDIDTKQQFAVPNYLTSRILNLRIRMRL from the coding sequence ATGTTGAAGTTTTTTAAATTATTTATTCTATTATTTTTCCCAACGATACTAGCCGCTCAAAATGCTATTATTACTGGGGTTATTTTAGATGAAGAAAACCTACCTGTACCTAACACAAATATTAGTACCGCAACAACCGGCAGTATTTCTGACAGTAATGGTTTTTATTTTTTAGAAGTTGCTGCCGATCAAGAAATTACAGTAACTTTTTCTCATTTAGGACATGAAAACATTATATTAAAAAAACTTACACTATCTACTAACGAGAGTTTTGAGTTTAATCCTGTTTTAAAATCAAAAGTTACTCAAATTGGCGAAATTACAATAACAGCTAATGGCTCTAAAATAGCTAACACTATTAATACTATTCAACCTAATATTATTAGAAACATACCTGGAGCAAATGCAGGTGTAGAGAATATTTTAAAATTATTACCAAGTGTATCATCAAATAACGAATTAAGTACCCAGTATAATGTAAGAGGTGGAAATTATGATGAAAACCTTGTTTATGTTAATGAAGTTGAAGTTTATCGCCCTTTTTTAGTACGTTCTGGTCAGCAAGAAGGTTTAAGTTTTATAAATAGCGATATGACTCAGAAAGTTAATTTTTCTTCAGGAGGGTTTCAAGCTAAATATGGAGACAAGCTTTCGTCTGTTTTAGATATAACCTATAAAAAACCAAGCTCTTTTGGTTTAAATGTTGATGCCAGTTTAATTGGCGCTAGTGTAACTGTAGAAACTAGTTCTAAAAATAAAAAATTAAGCACAATTACAGGTGTTCGTTATAGAGACAATAGTTTATTTATAAATAGCCAAGAAACAATTACAAATGTAAAACCGAGGTTTTTTGATATTCAAACCTATGAAAGTTATCAATTTTCAAAAAAAATAAATATTGATTTTTTAGGTAATGCTTCGGTTAACAATTACTTAAACGAACCAAAAACTAGAAAAACAAATTTCGGAACACTCAATGATCCAAGGTCACTTTCTATATTTTACGCAGGTAAGGAACAGAATACATATCAATCTCTTTCTGGAGCTTTAAAAACTACTTATAATCTTAATAAAAATGTGACTCTAAAATTTATACCTTCTATTTATCACACTATAGAAGAAGAATCTTCAGATTTAATTTCTCAATACGAGTTAGTGAGTGTTTCAAATAATTTAGGAGAAGATAATACTACTAAAAAACTAGGTACACAATTTAATAGAGCTAGAAATATTTTAGATGCTTTAATTTTTAACCTAGAACACAAAGGAAAATTTAGTAAAGGTGTTAATCAAATAAACTGGGGACTTAAATATACCCATGAAGATGTACGTGATCAAATAAGAGAATCTGAATTTTTAGATTCTACAGGTTTTTTTGTTAGGCCTTCTGGCATTGAATTTTCTAATAACCAGCCCGAACAACCTTTGAATATTCCTCTGACTGCTCTAGAAAGCAGCAATGCTATAAATAATATCAAAACCGATAGGTTTTCTGCATTTGTACAGTTCAGTAAACAAACACAATGGAATACACACGATATTTATTATAATATTGGTGTTAGAAGTCAATTTTGGTCCACTTCAAATTTTGATGAAAAAGGTAATTCAAATCCTGTTATAAGTCCAAGAGCACAGTTTGCGATTAAACCAGATTGGAAAAAAGATTTATTTTTTAAACTAGCTTTAGGTATATATCATCAGCCCCCTTTTTATCGAGAGTTTAGAAATACTTTTGGTACTATTAATACAGATGTAAAAGCACAGAGAGCCATACACGCTGTATTAAGCAATGAATATAGTTTTAAAATGTGGGATAGTCCATTTAAACTCACAAGTGAATTATATTATAAACACTTAACAAATGTAAACACCTATACCGTAGAAGATGTGCGTATTAGGTATGTCGCTAATAATGATGCAAAAGCATATGCTTATGGAGCTGAATTTAGAATGAATGGAGCGTTTGTACCTGGCACAGAATCCTGGATAAGCATTGGGTATTTAAAAACTGAAGAAAATAGCTCTAATAGAGGTTTTATATCTAGACCAACAGATCAAAGACTGAAATTTGCTATTCTTTTTCAAGATTATATTCCAACAATACCTGATGTAAAAATGCATTTAAATTTAGTTTATAATACAGGTTTACCAAGTGGATCTCCTAATTATGCCGATCCATACAATTTTCAATCAAGATTAAGAGATTATAAACGCGCAGATTTAGGAATTTCATATACTTTTGTAGGCGAAAACAAAAAAGCATTAAAAAATAGTTGGCTAAATAGTTTTAAAGAACTTTCTGGAGGTTTCGAAATTTTCAACATCTTCAACAATCAAAACTCTATAACAAACACATGGGTTAGAGATATTGATACAAAGCAGCAATTTGCAGTGCCTAATTATTTAACAAGCCGTATTCTAAATTTAAGAATTCGCATGCGCCTATAG
- a CDS encoding M23 family metallopeptidase, with the protein MKKAIFGFLLLFSLTITAQEKYSKEIFRSPLDIPLVLSGTFGELRSNHFHSGVDIKTQQREGLKTYAIADGTITRIKVSLYGYGKVLYIAHPSGHTSVYGHLQKFGPEIEEYVKKIQYNKKAYEIEVFPDFGELKVEKGQVIAYTGNTGGSGGPHLHFEIRSSVTEKPTNPLLYGLEVRDALDPILLNLYTYPLTDNSIVNQSNQKVALNFTKQSDGTFLADKVYATGTIGFGVNSYDRQDMAANKNGLYKVEQIVNGKTYTNYDLESFSFGESRYINTLIDYSHYARFRQRIQKLYKDPSNKLSIYKELYNDGKIDVTEGLSYSVELLLKDFHGNTTKVIIPVEGKKEVLKIDKKDKKTDNYLVAKKPNTYDLGIAQVYFPANIFYNDFYIDLEKGADTVKIHDSSTPAHKNFTISFDVSKYPKEDLKKLFIARLNSRLEPSYESTYRRGTTFSTRTRYLGTFTLAKDTIAPKVRAKNFKEKQWLSNYNYLSVEITDDLSGIDTYSATLNGKWILMEYESKKNTLTYNFDSNILNEKECNLELIVTDNVGNSTTFKSTFFRK; encoded by the coding sequence ATGAAAAAAGCCATATTTGGTTTCCTATTGTTATTTTCTTTAACAATTACAGCTCAAGAAAAATACTCAAAAGAAATTTTTAGATCTCCTTTAGATATACCCCTTGTGTTATCTGGCACCTTTGGTGAGTTAAGAAGTAATCACTTTCATTCAGGTGTAGATATTAAAACACAACAACGTGAAGGTTTAAAAACGTACGCTATTGCCGATGGTACAATTACCAGAATAAAAGTTTCTTTATATGGTTATGGTAAAGTTTTGTACATTGCTCACCCTAGCGGACACACTTCTGTTTACGGTCATTTGCAAAAATTTGGACCTGAGATAGAAGAATATGTAAAAAAGATACAGTATAACAAAAAAGCGTACGAAATAGAGGTTTTTCCTGATTTTGGCGAGCTAAAAGTAGAAAAAGGTCAAGTAATTGCATACACTGGTAATACTGGTGGTTCTGGCGGGCCTCATTTACATTTTGAAATACGTAGTAGCGTTACCGAAAAACCAACAAATCCGCTATTATATGGTTTAGAAGTTAGAGACGCTCTAGATCCTATTTTACTTAATTTATATACTTATCCATTAACAGATAATAGTATTGTAAACCAAAGCAACCAAAAAGTAGCGCTTAATTTTACAAAACAAAGTGATGGTACTTTTTTAGCGGATAAAGTATATGCTACCGGAACTATTGGCTTTGGAGTAAACTCTTATGACAGACAAGATATGGCCGCTAACAAAAATGGCTTATATAAAGTTGAACAAATTGTAAATGGAAAAACATATACCAATTATGACCTTGAGAGTTTTTCTTTCGGCGAATCTAGATATATCAATACATTAATAGATTATAGCCATTATGCGAGATTTCGTCAAAGAATTCAAAAACTGTATAAAGACCCTAGCAACAAATTAAGTATCTACAAAGAATTATATAACGACGGTAAAATTGATGTAACTGAAGGCTTAAGTTACTCGGTAGAGTTACTTCTAAAAGATTTTCATGGTAACACAACTAAAGTTATAATACCTGTTGAAGGGAAAAAAGAAGTTTTAAAAATTGATAAAAAAGATAAAAAGACAGATAATTATTTAGTTGCTAAAAAACCAAATACATATGATTTAGGAATAGCTCAAGTTTATTTTCCTGCCAATATCTTTTACAACGATTTTTATATCGATTTAGAAAAAGGTGCTGACACTGTTAAAATACATGATAGCTCTACACCTGCTCATAAAAACTTTACCATATCATTTGATGTATCTAAATACCCAAAAGAGGATCTTAAAAAATTATTTATTGCACGATTAAATAGCCGATTAGAACCTAGCTACGAATCAACTTACAGAAGAGGAACAACATTTTCTACACGAACTAGATACCTAGGTACTTTTACACTTGCTAAAGATACAATTGCTCCTAAAGTGCGTGCTAAGAACTTTAAAGAGAAGCAATGGTTGAGTAACTACAATTACCTTAGTGTAGAAATTACAGATGACTTAAGTGGTATAGATACCTACTCTGCAACCTTAAATGGAAAATGGATTTTAATGGAGTATGAATCTAAAAAAAATACACTTACCTATAATTTTGACTCTAATATTTTAAATGAAAAAGAATGTAATCTAGAACTTATTGTTACCGATAATGTTGGTAATAGTACTACCTTTAAGAGTACTTTCTTTAGAAAATAA
- a CDS encoding cell division protein ZapA — MSEKLKIKLSIADRVYPLTIDPSQEEGLRKAAKNIEQLAKNFEQNYAVRDKQDVLAMCALQFASKIEQHSIEQLEDTTEVTARLKALDELVSDKLSVK; from the coding sequence ATGTCTGAAAAACTCAAAATAAAGCTTTCTATCGCAGATAGGGTATATCCGTTAACGATAGATCCAAGCCAAGAAGAGGGTTTACGTAAAGCTGCTAAAAATATTGAGCAGTTAGCTAAAAATTTTGAACAGAATTATGCAGTAAGAGATAAGCAAGATGTACTGGCTATGTGTGCCTTACAATTTGCTTCGAAGATAGAACAACATAGTATTGAACAATTAGAAGATACAACAGAGGTAACCGCTAGATTAAAAGCGTTAGACGAACTAGTATCAGATAAACTTAGTGTAAAATAA
- the rny gene encoding ribonuclease Y: MNDTAVLIIAVIVGLAIGFAIAKFMEKGRASRTIANAKKEADSIVKDAKVEGENIKKDKIFQAKEKFLELKAEHEKVIISKDKKIADSEKRARDKESQVGSELAKNKKLNDQLEDKIKDVDYKGEYFDKKQSELDKLHKNQVQQLELISGLSADDAKGQLLESLKETAKSDAMSYMQTTMEEAKLTAEQEAKKIIINTIQRIGTEEAVENCVSVFNLESDDVKGRIIGREGRNIRALEAATGVEIVVDDTPEAIILSCFDSVRREVARLSLHKLVTDGRIHPARIEEIVKKTEKQIEQEIVEIGKRTVIDLGIHGLHPELIRAVGRMKYRSSYGQNLLQHSREVAKLCGVMAAELGLNTKMAKRAGLLHDIGKVPNTEAEMETPHAILGMQWAEKYGEKPDVCNAIGAHHDEIEMKNLIAPIVQVCDAISGARPGARRQVLDSYIQRLKDLEEIAFGFGGVQKAYAIQAGRELRVIVESEKVTDDKAAELSFEISQKIQTDMTYPGQVKVTVIRETRAVNVAK; this comes from the coding sequence ATGAATGATACAGCAGTACTTATAATAGCAGTAATAGTCGGTTTAGCAATTGGTTTTGCGATTGCAAAATTTATGGAAAAAGGAAGAGCTTCCAGAACAATTGCAAATGCAAAGAAAGAGGCAGACAGTATAGTTAAAGATGCTAAAGTAGAAGGAGAAAATATAAAGAAAGATAAAATATTTCAAGCTAAAGAAAAGTTTTTAGAATTAAAGGCAGAGCATGAAAAGGTTATTATTTCAAAAGATAAGAAAATTGCTGATTCAGAAAAACGAGCAAGAGATAAAGAATCACAAGTAGGTAGTGAGTTAGCTAAAAATAAAAAACTTAACGATCAGCTTGAAGATAAAATAAAAGATGTTGATTATAAAGGTGAATATTTTGATAAAAAACAATCAGAATTAGATAAGTTACATAAAAATCAAGTACAACAGTTAGAACTTATTTCAGGGTTATCTGCTGATGATGCTAAAGGACAATTGTTAGAATCTTTAAAAGAAACGGCAAAGTCAGATGCCATGTCGTACATGCAAACGACAATGGAAGAAGCTAAATTAACGGCAGAACAAGAAGCTAAGAAAATCATTATAAATACAATACAACGTATTGGTACTGAAGAGGCTGTTGAGAACTGTGTGTCAGTATTTAACTTAGAGTCTGATGATGTTAAAGGTAGAATTATTGGTAGAGAGGGGCGTAACATTAGAGCCTTAGAAGCTGCAACTGGGGTAGAGATTGTTGTGGATGATACTCCTGAGGCAATTATTCTTTCTTGTTTTGATTCTGTTCGTAGAGAAGTTGCTCGTTTGTCATTACATAAATTGGTTACTGATGGTCGAATTCACCCTGCTCGTATAGAAGAGATTGTAAAGAAGACAGAAAAGCAAATAGAACAAGAAATAGTAGAAATAGGAAAACGTACTGTTATTGATTTAGGTATACACGGTTTACACCCTGAACTTATTAGAGCAGTAGGTCGAATGAAATACAGATCATCATACGGTCAAAACCTTTTACAACACTCTAGAGAAGTTGCAAAACTTTGTGGTGTTATGGCTGCAGAACTTGGTTTAAATACTAAAATGGCTAAAAGAGCAGGTTTGTTGCATGATATAGGTAAGGTACCAAATACAGAAGCAGAGATGGAAACACCACATGCTATATTAGGTATGCAATGGGCTGAAAAATATGGTGAGAAACCAGATGTTTGTAATGCTATTGGAGCTCACCATGATGAGATTGAAATGAAAAACTTAATAGCACCAATCGTTCAGGTTTGTGATGCTATTAGCGGAGCAAGACCAGGAGCTAGAAGACAAGTATTAGATTCATATATACAAAGATTAAAAGATTTAGAAGAAATAGCTTTTGGTTTTGGAGGTGTGCAAAAAGCATATGCAATCCAAGCAGGTAGAGAATTACGTGTAATTGTTGAAAGCGAAAAAGTAACAGATGATAAAGCTGCTGAACTTTCATTTGAAATT